Within Halorussus sp. MSC15.2, the genomic segment GCGACGTGAATCCCGGTCGAGTAGTCGGGCGAAATCGTCCAGAGACCCGTGCCGATGGCGAACCGGTCGGCGACCCAGAGGTACGCCGACGGAACCGCGACCGCGCCGCGACGAGTCGGCGGTAGCGCCAGACGACCGGGCCGCCGACCGCCCAGAGGAACGCGACGACCGGCCCGGCCCAGACGAGTATCATCCCGAGGTAGTAGGTCCGGGTCGCACTCACGGTGAGAACGGCCCCGAGCGCCGCAAGTGCGAGCCACGCGACGGCACCGACGGTCCGGGCGTCGGCCCGTCCGGGCGCGTCGCGGCCGGGAACGCCGGGGTCCACCCGGGGCGCGAGCAGGTGATACCAGAGTCCGGTCGTGACGGTCTGGAGGACGAAGAACAGCCACTCGCCGAGGGGGACGCGGGCGAACCGGGCCGCGACCACGCCCTCGCCGTAGGTCCAGACGCCGCGACCGACGAGATAGCTGTCCCACGGTGCGGTGTAGGCGACCGCGATGCAGACCAGCGCGGCCACGCCCGCGACCACTCGTCGCGGGGCCTCGGTCCGGCGCGCGACCGCGACGGTCAACCCGACCGCGGGGACCGCGAGGAAGGCCGACAGGAACTCGACGTAGGTGAGCGAACCGGTCATCGTGAGAGTCGGACTCGTTCGCGGCGTTCGCAACCGGGTGTCAAAGTCGGTTCGGTAGCTGGTCGGCGGGTAGGGGGACGGCTGGCGAAAATCGAAGCGTGGATGTCGGGGCGAGGAACGGAACTGAGTGGCTTCGGCCCGTAGGACCGACGGATGCGCCGCGTAGCCCAAATCGAAGTCCTCCGCGAGTGGCTCC encodes:
- a CDS encoding lycopene cyclase domain-containing protein, which encodes MTGSLTYVEFLSAFLAVPAVGLTVAVARRTEAPRRVVAGVAALVCIAVAYTAPWDSYLVGRGVWTYGEGVVAARFARVPLGEWLFFVLQTVTTGLWYHLLAPRVDPGVPGRDAPGRADARTVGAVAWLALAALGAVLTVSATRTYYLGMILVWAGPVVAFLWAVGGPVVWRYRRLVAARSRFRRRTSGSPTGSPSARVSGRFRPTTRPGFTSRDCRSRRRFSSS